A genome region from Solanum pennellii chromosome 12, SPENNV200 includes the following:
- the LOC107007458 gene encoding glutathione S-transferase-like has translation MATPVKVYGPTLSTAVSRVLACLLEKNVQFHLIPVNMAKGEHKKPDYLKIQPFGQVPAYQDEDITLFESRSINRYICDKYGSQGNKGLYGTNPLEKASIDQWIEAEGQSFNPPSSVLVFQLAFAPRMKLKQDENLIRQNEEKLKKVLDVYEKRLGDSQYLAGDEFTLADLSHLPNIQYLVNGTDRAELITSRENVGRWWGEISSRESWKKVVEMQTSPPPS, from the exons ATGGCTACTCCGGTGAAAGTGTACGGACCAACTTTATCAACAGCAGTGTCAAGAGTTTTAGCTTGTCTTCTTGAAAAAAATGTTCAATTTCACCTCATCCCTGTTAATATGGCAAAAGGGGAACACAAAAAACCTGACTATCTCAAAATTCAg CCTTTTGGTCAAGTTCCAGCTTATCAAGATGAGGACATCACTTTGTTTG AATCCAGATCTATAAATAGGTACATATGTGACAAATATGGAAGTCAAGGTAACAAGGGATTATATGGAACGAACCCGTTAGAGAAAGCGTCTATAGATCAATGGATAGAGGCAGAAGGACAAAGCTTCAATCCACCCAGTTCAGTTCTTGTATTCCAGCTGGCTTTTGCACCGCGAATGAAGCTCAAACAAGACGAGAACTTGATCAGACAGAACGAAGAGAAGCTCAAAAAAGTGCTTGATGTGTATGAAAAGAGGCTCGGAGATAGTCAGTACTTGGCTGGAGATGAATTCACATTGGCCGATCTCTCTCACCTTCCAAACATCCAATACTTGGTGAACGGGACAGACAGAGCAGAGCTCATCACTTCTCGAGAGAACGTGGGAAGGTGGTGGGGTGAGATATCCAGCCGAGAGTCATGGAAGAAGGTAGTTGAAATGCAGACCTCACCCCCTCCTTCCTAG
- the LOC107005528 gene encoding mechanosensitive ion channel protein 6-like, which produces MEKLKKSCKSEEEEHQNLLNQAEKSNLSMFRETPKPLKETEMSISAEPHFTKNDSNDKDLNFITESQQEVLVCSSTSSFRKKSNLLVNRTKSRLMEPSEQDQRSGVLLKDSEIEEDDPFSDEDLPEEFKKVKFSLLTVLQLVSLVLIIAVLSCSFVFSVLREKRAFGLELWKWEVMVLVLICGRLFSGWVIRLVVYFIESNFLLRKRVLYFVYGLRNSVQNCIWLSLVLIAWLCIFDEKVDKMTGGKVLPHVSSIWICLLVGAYIWLLKTLLVKVLAMSFHVSTFFDRIQESLFNQYVIETLSGPALVEIDQSEQEEEEEKVMVEVEKLQSAGATLPADLKTSIFAKRPIGTPRKTPMGSTPRSSAFSRVITEKEKEGGITIDHLHKLNQKNISAWNMKRLMNMVRNGVLSTLDEKLPQSTFEDDNAVQITSEKKAKAAAKQIFNNVAKPGSKFIYLEDLMRFMKEDEASKTMCLIESGTETKGISKHALKNWAVNAFRERRALALSLNDTKTAVNKLHQMLNVLVAIIILVIWLLILRVATMHFLVFLSSQILLVVFIFGNSAKTTFEAIIFLFVMHPFDVGDRVEVDKVQMVVEEMNILTTVFLRYDNQKIIYPNSVLSTKPISNYYRSPDMGDSIDFSIHISTPMEKIAMMKEKITRYIENRSDHWYPAPMIVMRDVENMNGIKWSVWLSHTMNHQDMGERWARRALLIEEMVKTFRELDIQYRMLPLDINIHNLPPLSSTRAPSNWTTCA; this is translated from the exons atggaaaaacttaaaaaatctTGCAAatctgaagaagaagaacatcAAAATCTCTTAAACCAAGCTGAAAAATCCAATCTTTCTATGTTTAGAGAAACCCCAAAACCCCTAAAAGAAACTGAAATGTCCATTTCTGCAGAACCCCATTTCACCAAGAATGATAGTAATGATAAAGATTTAAACTTTATCACAGAATCACAACAAGAAGTTTTGGTTTGCAGTTCCACCtcttcttttagaaaaaaatcaaatcttttggTAAACAGGACAAAATCAAGGCTAATGGAACCATCTGAGCAAGATCAGAGGTCTGGGGTTTTGTTAAAAGATAgtgaaattgaagaagatgaCCCCTTTTCAGATGAGGATTTACCTGAGGAAttcaagaaagtgaagtttagTTTATTAACTGTTCTTCAGCTG GTGAGTTTGGTTTTAATTATTGCTGTTTTGAGTTGTAGTTTTGTGTTTAGTGTATTGAGGGAAAAGAGGGCTTTTGGGCTTGAATTGTGGAAATGGGAAGTAATGGTTTTGGTGTTGATTTGTGGAAGATTGTTTTCTGGTTGGGTTATAAGGTTGGTTGTGTACTTCATTGAGAGTAATTTTTTGTTGCGAAAACGCGTTTTATATTTCGTGTATGGATTGAGGAATTCAGTGCAGAATTGTATTTG GTTGAGTTTAGTTTTGATTGCTTGGCTGtgtatttttgatgaaaaagttGATAAAATGACTGGTGGGAAGGTTTTGCCTCATGTGTCAAGTATTTGGATTTGTCTTTTGGTTGGTGCATACATTTGGTTGTTGAAAACGCTTCTTGTGAAGGTACTAGCTATGTCATTTCATGTTAGTACATTCTTCGATCGAATTCAAGAATCTTTGTTTAATCAGTATGTGATCGAGACGTTGTCTGGGCCTGCATTGGTTGAGATTGATCAATCGGAGCAAGAGGAGGAAGAAGAGAAAGTTATGGTTGAAGTGGAGAAGCTTCAGAGTGCTGGGGCTACATTGCCTGCTGATCTAAAGACAAGCATATTTGCTAAGAGACCGATTGGAACACCACGCAAGACTCCTATGGGTTCTACTCCGAGGAGTTCTGCATTTTCGAGGGTTATTACCGAGAAGGAAAAGGAGGGTGGGATTACTATAGATCATCTGCATAAACTGAATCAGAAGAACATTTCTGCTTGGAATATGAAAAGGCTGATGAATATGGTTAGAAATGGTGTACTGTCAACTTTGGATGAGAAGTTACCACAATCGACTTTCGAGGATGATAATGCTGTGCAGATCACTAGTGAAAAAAAGGCGAAAGCTGCAGCCAAGCAGATTTTTAACAATGTAGCTAAGCCAGGATCCAA ATTCATCTATTTGGAGGACTTGATGCGTTTTATGAAAGAAGACGAGGCTTCGAAAACAATGTGCCTTATTGAAAGTGGAACTGAAACCAAAGGCATAAGTAAGCATGCTCTGAAAAATTGGGCG GTGAACGCATTTAGAGAGCGAAGGGCGCTCGCTCTGTCGTTAAATGACACTAAGACTGCTGTAAACAAGCTTCATCAAATGTTAAATGTCCTTGTGGCGATAATCATATTGGTCATCTGGCTCCTTATACTCAGAGTTGCTACTATGCATTTCTTAGTCTTTTTGAGTTCCCAGATTCTTCTAGTAGTATTCATCTTCGGAAACTCAGCCAAGACGACATTTGAGGCAATCatctttttatttgtaatgCACCCGTTTGATGTAGGGGATCGTGTTGAAGTCGATAAAGTTCAG ATGGTAGTTGAAGAGATGAATATACTGACTACAGTTTTCTTAAGATATGATAACCAAAAGATCATATATCCAAATAGTGTCCTATCGACGAAGCCCATCAGTAACTATTACCGCAGTCCAGACATGGGAGATTCAATCGATTTCTCCATTCATATCTCAACTCCTATGGAAAAGATTGCtatgatgaaagaaaaaataacaag GTATATCGAAAACAGGAGTGATCATTGGTATCCGGCTCCAATGATTGTAATGAGAGACGTGGAAAACATGAACGGGATAAAATGGTCCGTGTGGCTCTCACACACGATGAATCACCAAGACATGGGAGAGAGATGGGCGAGAAGAGCTCTTCTTATCGAAGAAATGGTGAAAACATTCAGGGAACTCGATATTCAATATCGTATGCTACCTCTTGatatcaacattcataacctccCACCATTATCGTCAACGAGAGCTCCTTCTAACTGGACAACGTGTGCTTAA
- the LOC107006677 gene encoding serine/threonine-protein kinase STY46-like isoform X2: MHKNLLQMAHYQNPAPAVEVRLVQIHRISDGNPGDSVHSTFSRRGGAQGIDHHGSMHPPPAFGLSPSTELALGTNKLYVQDGNSAVNGNSLSFRPLYEITISTVDKPKLLFRLTSLLSEIGLNIQEAHAFSTKDGYSLDVFVVDGWENEETDQLRSVLVKEISNIEVKVIDRLNATLKQTGLNQDLLFPKMKFVQAGINIIANHVDTSSNGSEAWEIDNALLNYEYKIATGSTGDLYKGSFHNQDVAIKVLKSECLNEDMQRDFAQEIYILRKVRHKNVVQFIGACTKPPRLCIITEFMSGGSLYDFLHKTKGFFRLPVLLKVAIDVSKGMSYLHQNNIIHRDLKTANLLMNENHVVKVADFGVARVQVQSGVMTAETGTYRWMAPEVIGHRPYDRKADVFSFGIVLWELLTGKLPYEFLTPLQAAVAVVQKGLRPTIPANTNPMLVELLEKCWQQEPLLRPEFSEIHDILQDMTKKMVEEEKSSKRRSLG, encoded by the exons ATGCATAAGAACTTGCTGCAAATGGCACACTACCAGAATCCCGCGCCAGCAGTTGAAGTCCGCCTAGTGCAG ATTCATCGAATATCTGATGGGAATCCCGGGGATTCAGTTCATTCTACTTTCTCGAGAAGGGGAGGTGCACAAGGTATTGATCACCACGGCAG CATGCATCCTCCACCTGCCTTTGGTTTGTCGCCAAGCACAGAGCTCGCGTTAGGAACCAATAAATTATATGTTCAAGATGGAAATAGTGCTGTGAATGGAAATTCACTGTCATTTCG GCCTTTGTATGAAATAACGATTTCAACAGTTGACAAGCCCAAGCTACTCTTTCGG TTAACTTCTTTACTTTCGGAGATTGGATTGAACATTCAAGAAGCTCATGCTTTCTCAACGAAAGACGGTTACTCCTTGGATGTCTTTGTGGTTGATGGTTGGGAAAATGAG GAAACTGATCAGCTAAGAAGTGTCCTGGTGAAGGAAATTTCAAATATAGAGGTAAAAGTAATTGACAGACTCAACGCAACACTGAAACAGACGGGGTTAAATCAAGACCTTTTGTTCCCGAAAATGAAGTTTGTACAAGCTGGTATCAACATTATCGCGAACCATGTAGATACATCTAGCAACGGGAGTGAAGCATGGGAAATCGACAATGCACTGctgaattatgaatataaaatcGCAACTGGCTCAACTGGTGATTT GTATAAAGGTTCATTCCATAATCAGGATGTGGCTATTAAGGTTCTTAAGTCTGAATGCCTAAATGAAGATATGCAACGAGATTTTGCtcaagaaatttatatattaag GAAAGTCCGCCACAAGAATGTTGTGCAGTTTATTGGTGCATGCACGAAACCTCCACGATTATGTATAATCACAG AATTTATGTCCGGTGGAAGTCTCTACGATTTTCTGCATAAAACGAAAGGTTTTTTCAGGCTTCCGGTGTTACTCAAAGTTGCTATTGATGTTTCAAAGGGGATGAGCTATCTgcaccaaaataatataatccaTAGAGACTTAAAGACCGCTAATCTCTTAATGAATGAAAATCAC GTTGTGAAGGTTGCTGACTTTGGTGTTGCTCGTGTGCAAGTTCAGTCTGGTGTCATGACAGCAGAAACAGGAACATATCGATGGATGGCTCCTGAG GTTATTGGACACAGACCTTATGATCGAAAAGCTGATGTTTTCAGCTTCGGGATTGTACTGTGGGAGCTGTTAACAGGAAAG CTTCCTTACGAGTTCTTGACCCCATTACAAGCTGCAGTGGCTGTGGTTCAGAAG GGTCTAAGGCCAACAATTCCCGCGAACACTAATCCAATGTTGGTAGAATTGCTCGAGAAATGCTGGCAGCAAGAACCGCTCTTAAGACCTGAATTCTCCGAGATACATGACATCTTACAAGACATGACCAAAAAG ATggttgaagaagagaaaagtaGCAAAAGAAGAAGCCTTGGATAA
- the LOC107005851 gene encoding uncharacterized protein LOC107005851, translating into MENLSNNGLSHLFMTVFLHCFSIFMVIPSITDITMSAICPGKDECSIAIYLTGIQHTIIGLGSLIIMPLLGNLSDTRGRKVMLMLPLTLSIFPLVILAYSRTKYYFYAYYVLKTLVAIVCEGNVHCLALAYVADVVPENRRASVFGVLSGIASSAFVCGNLSTRFLSVASTFQVAAIVAIIALVYTRMFLPEPLVKDQISTKGIETICLLEKAPKNKVQLFKTLPSFNDVLCLLRNSSTLLHAAIVSFFAHVAHVGLDSSLLYFLKAQFHFNKNQFADLLIISGIAGSISQLLLMPILVSALGEEKLLSVGLLFSCVHILLYSIAWSSWVPYASALISVMSIFVMPCLKSIASKQVGPNEQGKVQGCITGICSFASVVSPLIFSPLTALFLSDHAPFHFPGFGLACAAFAFMIAFIESFMISSACPLISCRLSNSDFEEP; encoded by the exons ATGGAAAATTTGTCTAATAATGGTCTAAGCCATCTCTTCATGACAGTATTTCTCCATTGTTTCTCTATATTCATGGTGATTCCATCCATTACTGATATTACTATGTCAGCCATTTGTCCTGGAAAAGATGAATGCTCCATTGCTATATATCTCACCGGAATTCAACATACG ATAATAGGTTTGGGATCACTAATTATAATGCCCTTGTTGGGGAATCTATCAGACACTCGTGGAAGAAAAGTAATGCTCATGCTCCCTTTGACCCTTTCTATCTTCCCTCTAG TGATATTGGCATACAGCAGGACAAAATACTACTTCTATGCATACTATGTCCTAAAAACTCTGGTTGCTATAGTTTGTGAAGGAAATGTTCATTGCCTTGCTCTTGCCTACGtg GCTGATGTTGTTCCAGAGAATCGTCGAGCCTCTGTCTTTGGAGTCCTATCAGGCATTGCCTCCTCTGCTTTTGTCTGTGGAAATCTCTCTACTCGCTTTCTCTCCGTGGCTTCCACTTTCCAA GTTGCTGCAATAGTTGCAATAATAGCTCTTGTATACACAAGAATGTTTCTTCCTGAACCTTTGGTAAAAGATCAAATTTCTACTAAAGGAATTGAAACAATTTGTCTATTGGAAAAAGCTCCAAAGAATAAAGTCCAATTATTCAAGACATTGCCTTCTTTCAATGATGTGTTATGTTTGTTAAGGAATAG CTCCACATTATTACATGCAGctattgtttctttctttgcCCATGTTGCACATGTTGGACTTGATTCTTCTCTTCTT TATTTCTTGAAGGCTCAGTTTCACTTCAACAAAAATCAATTTGCTGATTTGTTGATAATATCTGGTATTGCAGGATCCATATCACAG CTTCTTCTAATGCCCATATTAGTTTCTGCTCTTGGAGAGGAGAAATTGCTCTCTGTTGGACTCTTATTTAGTTGTGTTCAT ATATTACTTTATAGCATTGCTTGGTCTTCATGG GTTCCTTATGCTAGCGCTTTGATCTCCGTTATGTCTATTTTCGTGATGCCTTGT TTGAAGAGCATTGCATCCAAACAAGTTGGTCCAAATGAACAG GGAAAGGTTCAAGGATGCATCACAGGAATATGTTCCTTCGCGAGTGTAGTTTCTCCGTTAATTTTCAGTCCTTTAACAG CTTTATTTCTGTCAGATCATGCACCTTTCCATTTCCCAGGATTCGGATTAGCCTGTGCTGCCTTTGCTTTC ATGATAGCCTTCATTGAGAGCTTCATGATAAGTTCAGCTTGTCCTCTAATCAGTTGCAGACTAAGCAATTCAGATTTCGAAGAGCCTTAA
- the LOC107005746 gene encoding high mobility group B protein 9 gives MSQTGLISPDAVKREMNPQPMASHQKIVNNPTLFWECLRNFHSAVGAKDTVPVIGGKDLDLHVLYVEVTKRGGFNKVVADKKWREVSSIFKFSPTTTSASYALRKHYFTLLHHFEQVYFLKHEVPMFDKGSCFKAEGKIAAKFDCGYFVSLKMGSEVLNGVLYHPNQQAQPSSSKLGAQSCNAIVPYYSPPISGRRNRRRRNGDPNRPKPNRSGYNFFFAEKHAMLKSLHPHREREFTKMIGESWNNLSPEEKMVYQEYGVKDKERYQRELKEYKESMMNTSSCY, from the exons ATGTCTCAGACAGGTTTAATTTCTCCCGATGCGGTAAAAAGAGAGATGAATCCTCAACCAATGGCGTCTCACCAGAAGATTGTGAATAATCCGACTCTGTTTTGGGAATGTCTCAGGAATTTTCACTCTGCTGTGGGCGCAAAGGACAC GGTTCCTGTGATTGGAGGGAAGGATCTTGATTTGCATGTTCTCTATGTTGAGGTGACTAAAAGGGGTGGCTTTAACAag GTAGTGGCTGATAAGAAATGGAGAGAAGTGagttcaattttcaaattttctccaACAACAACAAGTGCTTCATATGCATTGAGGAAACATTATTTCACTTTGCTTCATCACTTTGAACAAGTTTACTTTCTCAAACATGAAGTTCCTATGTTTGATAAAG GTTCATGCTTCAAAGCTGAAGGGAAAATTGCTGCCAAATTTGATTGTGGCTACTTTGTGTCCCTCAAAATGGGAAGTGAAGTTCTCAATGGTGTACTTTACCACCCAAATCAACAAGCTCAACCATCCTCTTCCAAATTGGGTGCACAAAGTTGCAACGCGATTGTGCCTTACTACTCACCACCTATTTCAGGACGGAGGAACAGGAGGAGGAGGAACGGAGACCCTAATCGTCCAAAACCTAATCGGAGTGGTTACAACTTCTTCTTTGCTGAAAAACATGCAATGCTCAAATCTCTTCATCCACACAGAGAGAGGGAGTTCACTAAGATGATTGGAGAGTCTTGGAACAATCTATCTCCTGAAGAAAAAATG GTCTATCAAGAGTATGGGGTGAAGGACAAGGAAAGGTACCAGAGGGAACTTAAGGAGTACAAAGAGAGCATGATGAACACATCATCTTGCTACTAA
- the LOC107006677 gene encoding serine/threonine-protein kinase STY46-like isoform X1, translating into MMEDSLSCSSIGLLELPQNRTRKRREKVEVFQEVIRRLRESNDEESNQPGFADELWAHFTKLPLRYAVDVNIERAQDVVMHKNLLQMAHYQNPAPAVEVRLVQIHRISDGNPGDSVHSTFSRRGGAQGIDHHGSMHPPPAFGLSPSTELALGTNKLYVQDGNSAVNGNSLSFRPLYEITISTVDKPKLLFRLTSLLSEIGLNIQEAHAFSTKDGYSLDVFVVDGWENEETDQLRSVLVKEISNIEVKVIDRLNATLKQTGLNQDLLFPKMKFVQAGINIIANHVDTSSNGSEAWEIDNALLNYEYKIATGSTGDLYKGSFHNQDVAIKVLKSECLNEDMQRDFAQEIYILRKVRHKNVVQFIGACTKPPRLCIITEFMSGGSLYDFLHKTKGFFRLPVLLKVAIDVSKGMSYLHQNNIIHRDLKTANLLMNENHVVKVADFGVARVQVQSGVMTAETGTYRWMAPEVIGHRPYDRKADVFSFGIVLWELLTGKLPYEFLTPLQAAVAVVQKGLRPTIPANTNPMLVELLEKCWQQEPLLRPEFSEIHDILQDMTKKMVEEEKSSKRRSLG; encoded by the exons ATGATGGAAGATTCATTGAGTTGTAGTAGTATAGGATTATTGGAGTTGCCTCAGAATCGTACTcgaaagagaagagagaaagtTGAAGTGTTTCAAGAAGTGATTCGAAGATTAAGGGAGTCGAATGATGAAGAATCGAATCAACCTGGTTTTGCGGATGAGTTGTGGGCTCATTTCACTAAGCTTCCTCTAAG GTATGCAGTTGATGTGAATATTGAGAGAGCACAAGATGTTGTTATGCATAAGAACTTGCTGCAAATGGCACACTACCAGAATCCCGCGCCAGCAGTTGAAGTCCGCCTAGTGCAG ATTCATCGAATATCTGATGGGAATCCCGGGGATTCAGTTCATTCTACTTTCTCGAGAAGGGGAGGTGCACAAGGTATTGATCACCACGGCAG CATGCATCCTCCACCTGCCTTTGGTTTGTCGCCAAGCACAGAGCTCGCGTTAGGAACCAATAAATTATATGTTCAAGATGGAAATAGTGCTGTGAATGGAAATTCACTGTCATTTCG GCCTTTGTATGAAATAACGATTTCAACAGTTGACAAGCCCAAGCTACTCTTTCGG TTAACTTCTTTACTTTCGGAGATTGGATTGAACATTCAAGAAGCTCATGCTTTCTCAACGAAAGACGGTTACTCCTTGGATGTCTTTGTGGTTGATGGTTGGGAAAATGAG GAAACTGATCAGCTAAGAAGTGTCCTGGTGAAGGAAATTTCAAATATAGAGGTAAAAGTAATTGACAGACTCAACGCAACACTGAAACAGACGGGGTTAAATCAAGACCTTTTGTTCCCGAAAATGAAGTTTGTACAAGCTGGTATCAACATTATCGCGAACCATGTAGATACATCTAGCAACGGGAGTGAAGCATGGGAAATCGACAATGCACTGctgaattatgaatataaaatcGCAACTGGCTCAACTGGTGATTT GTATAAAGGTTCATTCCATAATCAGGATGTGGCTATTAAGGTTCTTAAGTCTGAATGCCTAAATGAAGATATGCAACGAGATTTTGCtcaagaaatttatatattaag GAAAGTCCGCCACAAGAATGTTGTGCAGTTTATTGGTGCATGCACGAAACCTCCACGATTATGTATAATCACAG AATTTATGTCCGGTGGAAGTCTCTACGATTTTCTGCATAAAACGAAAGGTTTTTTCAGGCTTCCGGTGTTACTCAAAGTTGCTATTGATGTTTCAAAGGGGATGAGCTATCTgcaccaaaataatataatccaTAGAGACTTAAAGACCGCTAATCTCTTAATGAATGAAAATCAC GTTGTGAAGGTTGCTGACTTTGGTGTTGCTCGTGTGCAAGTTCAGTCTGGTGTCATGACAGCAGAAACAGGAACATATCGATGGATGGCTCCTGAG GTTATTGGACACAGACCTTATGATCGAAAAGCTGATGTTTTCAGCTTCGGGATTGTACTGTGGGAGCTGTTAACAGGAAAG CTTCCTTACGAGTTCTTGACCCCATTACAAGCTGCAGTGGCTGTGGTTCAGAAG GGTCTAAGGCCAACAATTCCCGCGAACACTAATCCAATGTTGGTAGAATTGCTCGAGAAATGCTGGCAGCAAGAACCGCTCTTAAGACCTGAATTCTCCGAGATACATGACATCTTACAAGACATGACCAAAAAG ATggttgaagaagagaaaagtaGCAAAAGAAGAAGCCTTGGATAA